In Thermococcus sp., the sequence TTTCATAGCTATGTATCGCGCCAAAGTGCTCTTACCACTACTTGGCAATCCAAGTATCATAACAGGGTTTCCTTCCTTTAGCTGGTGTAATATTTGTTGCTCTTTTCCTGTGGGTACGTATCTTAACATCATATCGGTTTATACTAGTAAGTGTAAGGTTAAATACTTTTTGTCAATCTTTGCAGAATATTTAAACATTGACAACTAGAATAATGTGAGGTGATCAAATGAAAAACTGCACTTATAACAGGTGCAACTGGCGGCATCGGAAGGCTTCTTGTTGAGGGTCTCGTCGGGAGGGGCTACCGCATTGTTGGGGTGGCCAGAAACGGAGAAAAGCTCCGTGAACTTCAGGAAAAACTGCCTGCCTTTGAGTACATAATCGCTGACCTGAGCAAAGAGGACTTTCCAGGCACGATTTTGGAGGAGCTTGAGAGGCTGGGTGTGGAAAGGGTTGACCTCCTCATAAACAACGCCGGCCTCGCGGTGAGAAAGCCCCTTCTTGAGCACTCAAGGGAGGAGCTGGAGAACCTGTTCAGGGTAAACACCCTCGCGCCCGTGGAGCTCACGAGGATGCTCCTCCCAGTGCTCCCAAAGGGTTCGACCGTAGTGTTCATAATCAGCGGCGTCGCCTTTATCAACGTCCCCGAGCTCCCATCCTACTGCGCCGCCAAGGGCGCCCTTCACTACCTCGCGGTAAACCTCGAGCGGGAGCTTGAGGGGAGGGGGATCAACGTTGTGCGCGTTTATCCCAAGCAGGTCAAAACAGGTTTCTTCACCAGAAACGGGGTTCCATACCCAAAGGGCTCAATAGAACCCGCAGCGGTGGCCGGAGCAATTCTTGAAGGTATCGAGCGGGGCAGGCGCGAGGTCTTTGTTCCGGGTTACCTGAAACTCCTCAAGTACCTCCCGAACTGGCCGGTCTTTACGTACCGCTTTAGGTATTAGTCGGGTTTATAAGGGGGAGATTAAACTTAGTGCGATAACGCTCACCGGGTGATGCTCATGGCGAGGGATGAGGTTAGGAGGATTTTACCTGCAGATATAAAGCGTGAAGTTTTGGTTAAAGACGATAGGGCGGAGACCAACCCCAAGTGGGGCTTTCCACCGGAGGAAAGGCCCCTGGAGATGCACATACAGTTTGGCATAATTAACCTTGACAAGCCGCCCGGTCCTACGAGTCACGAGGTCGTTGCGTGGATAAAGAGGCTCTTCAACCTCAACAAAGCCGGCCACGGCGGAACCCTTGACCCTAAGGTCAGCGGAATCCTCCCGGTCGCGCTTGAGAGGGCAACCAGAGTTGTTCAGGCGCTCCTCCCGGCCGGTAAAGAGTACGTCGCGTTGATGCACCTCCACGGCGACGTTCCAGAGGACAGAATCCGCGCGGTTATGAGGGAGTTCGAGGGCGAGATAATCCAGAGGC encodes:
- a CDS encoding SDR family oxidoreductase, producing MTGATGGIGRLLVEGLVGRGYRIVGVARNGEKLRELQEKLPAFEYIIADLSKEDFPGTILEELERLGVERVDLLINNAGLAVRKPLLEHSREELENLFRVNTLAPVELTRMLLPVLPKGSTVVFIISGVAFINVPELPSYCAAKGALHYLAVNLERELEGRGINVVRVYPKQVKTGFFTRNGVPYPKGSIEPAAVAGAILEGIERGRREVFVPGYLKLLKYLPNWPVFTYRFRY